In Rhodamnia argentea isolate NSW1041297 chromosome 11, ASM2092103v1, whole genome shotgun sequence, one genomic interval encodes:
- the LOC115735781 gene encoding coiled-coil domain-containing protein 124, giving the protein MPKKMGVNSKAEEARARKSATEAERKTRESREKEEQYWREAEGSKSRSSKKREEEAEKRAEALARKAEARRLAEQEEKDLEKSMRKPDKKATRVSVPVPKVTEAELQRRREEEQAEMARKAEEGKRRQSRTAAEEEYERMVLVSNTNRDDSVVEARTVEDAIAQMTVADSLPVDRHPERRLKASFKAFEEAELPKLKEEKPGLTHNQYKDMIWKLWKKSPDNPLNQIAE; this is encoded by the exons ATGCCGAAGAAGATGGGCGTCAACAGCAAGGCCGAGGAGGCTAGGGCTCGGAAGTCCGCCACGGAGGCCGAGCGCAAGACGCGCGAGTCGCGCGAGAAGGAGGAGCAGTACTGGCGCGAGGCCGAGGGCTCCAAGTCGCGCTCCTCCAAGAAGCGCGAGGAGGAGGCCGAGAAGCGGGCCGAGGCCTTGGCCCGCAAGGCCGAGGCGCGACGGCTGGCCGAGCAGGAGGAGAAGGACCTGGAGAAGTCGATGAGGAAGCCGGACAAGAAGGCGACCCGCGTGTCGGTCCCCGTGCCGAAGGTGACGGAGGCAGAGCTGCAGCGCaggagggaggaggagcagGCCGAGATGGCGAGGAAGGCGGAGGAGGGGAAGCGGAGGCAGAGCAGGACCGCCGCGGAGGAGGAGTACGAGAGGATGGTGCTCGTGAGCAATACGAATCGGGACGATTCAGTCGTTGAAGCAAGGACGGTGGAGGATGCGATAGCGCAGATGACGGTTGCCGATAGCTTGCCTGTTGATAGGCATCCGGAGAGAAGACTCAAGGCTTCTTTCAAG GCTTTTGAAGAAGCTGAGCTCCCGAAACTGAAGGAAGAGAAACCGGGTCTAACTCACAATCAATACAAAGACATGATATGGAAGCTCTGGAAGAAATCTCCTGATAATCCTCTTAATCAG ATTGCTGAGTGA
- the LOC115735729 gene encoding GDSL esterase/lipase At4g28780-like, with protein sequence MRNVITLGEQIKQFSTVRDTIATIMGPTETEEFLAKSLFFISIGSNDIFLYYYSNSTVPKQEFIATLGSAYENQLKNLMGLGARKFGIISVPPIGCCPSQRVRSGTGECLEVLNELAVAFHSQLRAMLKKLSSEHESMKYSLGNAYNMTIDVNVNPLPFFKDVKSACCGSGALNAEGICDPNARLCLKRHEYLFWDLYHPTHTASKLAAVTLFTGGPRYVTPMNFSQLVSAC encoded by the exons ATGCGGAACGTGATCACGTTAGGGGAACAGATAAAACAGTTCTCAACAGTTCGTGATACTATCGCTACCATTATGGGTCCTACCGAGACCGAGGAGTTTCTTGCGAAgtctctcttcttcatcagcatTGGCAGCAACGATATTTTCCTTTACTATTACTCAAACAGTACAGTGCCCAAGCAAGAGTTCATTGCCACTTTAGGATCGGCctatgaaaatcaattgaag AATCTAATGGGCCTCGGAGCGAGGAAGTTTGGCATTATAAGCGTGCCTCCGATAGGATGTTGTCCATCTCAGAGGGTTCGCAGTGGTACAGGGGAGTGTTTGGAGGTCCTAAATGAACTCGCGGTAGCTTTCCATTCACAACTCAGAGCCATGTTGAAGAAACTCAGTTCAGAGCACGAGAGCATGAAGTACTCGCTCGGGAATGCATACAACATGACCATCGATGTTAACGTGAACCCTCTTCCAT TCTTCAAGGATGTGAAAAGTGCATGTTGTGGATCAGGAGCATTGAATGCAGAAGGAATATGCGATCCGAACGCACGTCTTTGCTTGAAGCGCCATGAGTACTTGTTCTGGGATTTATACCACCCGACACACACAGCTTCAAAGTTGGCGGCCGTAACTCTCTTCACCGGCGGGCCGAGATACGTCACTCCAATGAACTTTTCTCAGTTGGTTAGCGCCTGTTGA